One genomic segment of Trichococcus shcherbakoviae includes these proteins:
- a CDS encoding glycerophosphodiester phosphodiesterase, producing MSYLTAQSGSDGLADNSMEFVGFFCDKQEISAIKVDVRMNKEHQLVLHHDTLEEGQYYVALEDVFAYIARKNSPIRINCDLKETGLEEAVYGLANKHALWPQVELSGTVACSYLLKWSNQILMNIENGMDDSFHGEHIGRWGENVLLEALVKLSRSHARVININHQLFTDAVQEKGKQLALEFSLWTVNDLNAIGNYEKENIYNITTRKAWSYIQQKGGQAG from the coding sequence TTGTCCTATCTAACAGCGCAATCCGGCAGTGATGGATTGGCGGACAACAGCATGGAGTTTGTTGGGTTCTTCTGCGACAAACAGGAAATTTCCGCCATCAAAGTTGATGTTCGGATGAACAAGGAACACCAACTTGTTCTGCACCACGATACATTGGAGGAGGGACAGTATTATGTCGCCTTGGAAGATGTGTTTGCGTATATCGCCCGGAAAAACAGCCCGATCCGCATCAATTGCGACCTGAAGGAAACAGGTCTCGAAGAGGCCGTGTACGGATTGGCCAACAAGCACGCACTTTGGCCGCAAGTGGAGCTGAGCGGAACGGTAGCCTGCAGCTATCTGTTAAAGTGGAGCAATCAGATTTTGATGAACATCGAAAACGGTATGGATGATTCATTTCATGGCGAACACATCGGGCGATGGGGAGAAAATGTATTGCTCGAAGCATTGGTCAAATTATCCCGAAGCCATGCAAGAGTCATCAACATCAATCATCAGTTGTTCACGGATGCCGTGCAGGAAAAAGGCAAGCAGTTAGCGTTGGAATTTTCCTTGTGGACTGTGAACGACTTGAACGCGATCGGAAATTACGAAAAGGAAAATATCTACAACATCACGACCAGAAAAGCCTGGAGCTACATCCAACAGAAAGGGGGGCAGGCAGGATGA